The Nostoc commune NIES-4072 genome includes a window with the following:
- a CDS encoding nuclear transport factor 2 family protein, translating to MTNAENPRLPLPPFDNESAIQKVRIGEDAWNTRNPELIALAYTSDSLWRNRSEFLSGREAIVQFLTRKWLKELDYRLIKELWAFQDNRIAVRFAYEWHDDSGNWFRSYGNENWEFDEHGFMRWRIASINDLPIHQSDRKYHWILGRRPDDHPGLSDLNF from the coding sequence ATGACCAACGCCGAAAATCCTCGACTACCCCTGCCGCCTTTTGATAATGAATCCGCCATCCAAAAAGTCAGAATCGGAGAGGATGCTTGGAACACACGTAACCCCGAACTAATAGCACTTGCTTACACATCGGATAGCCTTTGGCGCAACCGCTCAGAATTTTTATCTGGTCGTGAGGCGATTGTTCAGTTTTTGACCCGTAAGTGGCTTAAAGAATTAGACTACCGTCTAATCAAAGAGCTTTGGGCTTTTCAAGACAACCGAATTGCTGTCCGATTTGCTTACGAATGGCATGATGATTCCGGCAACTGGTTCCGTTCTTACGGTAATGAGAATTGGGAGTTTGACGAACATGGATTCATGCGATGGCGTATTGCCAGCATCAACGACCTGCCAATTCACCAAAGCGATCGCAAATATCACTGGATACTAGGTCGTCGTCCTGACGATCATCCCGGATTGTCCGACCTCAATTTTTGA
- a CDS encoding isochorismatase family protein, which translates to MNANNGIINQNSVPVTIDRFAAILQAIGMLANLCVEAHLRELLEQGFEVLVVKDATADPRHPKLGDGYKAALINFGYIANVVLSTDEVVAAMQ; encoded by the coding sequence ATGAATGCAAACAACGGCATTATCAACCAGAATTCAGTGCCCGTAACCATTGATCGCTTTGCAGCCATCCTTCAAGCAATCGGAATGTTGGCGAATCTTTGTGTTGAAGCTCACCTACGCGAATTGCTCGAACAGGGATTTGAGGTTCTTGTCGTTAAGGATGCAACAGCAGATCCTCGGCATCCGAAATTGGGCGACGGCTACAAAGCAGCACTGATCAATTTTGGGTATATAGCTAATGTAGTTCTTTCTACAGATGAAGTTGTAGCAGCAATGCAGTAG
- a CDS encoding mercuric reductase produces the protein MEVDTQHYDDIIIGNGKAGKTLAPALVADGRKTALVERSLNMIGGGCINIACIPTKTMVASANVANIVRNSAAYGVKTNTPTVNLAEVIQRKRSVVQGMREMNLHNLETALDNNLIVGEARFVAPKKIAVTTTLGNNRLLTAERLFINTGTRPLIPSIPGLTEVEFLTSESIMELEHLPEHLIVLGSGYIGLEFAQMFRRFGSFVTVIGQSEQILSQQDPDIAIALQALLEKDGIEFLLKAKVLRVDRTGNETILQIQVGDRSLSLQGSHLLIAVGRAPNTESLNLPAAGVATDTRGFIQVNDRLETNVPGIWALGDINGGPQYTHISLDDYRIIKANLIDGGDRSTGDRLVPSCLFIDPELAHVGLTETEAQQQGYAIRVAKVDASAVPRARTLGQTDGLLKAIVDADTGRILGCSLLCHEAGEVISTVQMVMQAQMPYTILRDGILTHPTMTEGLNILFSKL, from the coding sequence ATGGAAGTGGACACTCAACACTATGACGACATTATTATCGGCAACGGCAAAGCGGGTAAAACACTTGCACCAGCGCTGGTTGCTGACGGACGTAAAACCGCTCTGGTTGAACGCAGCTTAAACATGATTGGTGGCGGGTGCATTAATATTGCCTGCATTCCTACTAAAACTATGGTGGCGAGTGCCAATGTAGCAAACATAGTGCGAAACAGTGCCGCTTATGGGGTTAAAACCAATACACCCACCGTTAATTTAGCAGAGGTGATTCAACGAAAACGATCGGTTGTGCAAGGGATGCGTGAAATGAACTTGCACAATCTAGAAACGGCTCTCGATAACAACTTGATCGTTGGCGAAGCAAGGTTTGTTGCTCCCAAAAAGATCGCAGTAACGACGACTCTTGGGAACAATCGCTTACTTACCGCCGAACGGTTATTTATTAATACAGGCACACGACCGTTAATTCCATCCATTCCCGGACTCACAGAAGTTGAGTTTTTAACGAGTGAGTCGATTATGGAGCTAGAACACCTACCTGAACACCTAATCGTTCTCGGTAGTGGCTATATTGGTTTAGAGTTTGCCCAGATGTTTCGGCGCTTTGGCTCTTTTGTTACTGTTATTGGGCAAAGTGAGCAAATCCTGTCACAGCAAGATCCAGATATTGCGATCGCACTTCAAGCACTGTTAGAAAAAGATGGTATTGAATTCTTATTAAAGGCGAAGGTATTAAGAGTTGATCGTACTGGTAATGAAACCATCCTGCAAATCCAAGTTGGCGATCGCTCCCTCAGCCTCCAGGGGTCGCATTTGCTCATCGCCGTTGGCCGTGCGCCCAATACTGAGAGCTTAAATTTACCTGCTGCTGGTGTGGCAACCGATACACGCGGATTTATTCAAGTTAACGATCGCCTGGAGACGAACGTACCCGGAATTTGGGCGTTAGGCGATATCAATGGCGGCCCACAATACACCCATATATCGCTCGACGATTATCGCATTATCAAAGCTAATTTAATTGATGGAGGCGATCGCAGTACAGGCGATCGTCTCGTTCCATCCTGTTTGTTCATCGATCCAGAACTGGCTCATGTGGGTTTGACTGAAACTGAAGCACAGCAACAAGGATATGCTATCCGCGTGGCGAAGGTGGATGCATCAGCCGTTCCTAGAGCAAGAACACTCGGTCAAACCGATGGACTTCTGAAGGCAATCGTGGATGCAGATACAGGTCGTATTTTAGGGTGTTCCCTGTTGTGTCATGAAGCAGGTGAAGTGATTTCAACAGTGCAGATGGTGATGCAAGCTCAGATGCCATACACCATTCTGCGCGATGGTATTTTGACTCATCCCACGATGACCGAAGGATTAAATATATTGTTTTCCAAGTTGTAA
- a CDS encoding malate dehydrogenase, which produces MISKTSKVGIIGAGNVGADVANALVLLGRCVRVVLFDRTLSKAEGQVWDIEDSIPLLKEMEIIPSNQYEDLADSDIIIVTVGVKPKLGQTRLDTLSDNAEIIRLTIKELDRVAPNSIVIIVSNPVDVLTRIAIATSTRAENLIFGSGTVLDTARLRYQLGKQLNVAKQDIHAYVIGEHGDSQFVVWSSAFIGGILLTEFPLPQGATLEQIQQEYAQLTRKRGHNIFERKGNTSYGISTVVCQLVDTILRDEKQIFPVSARADANYGVGNEVVLGLPCIIGSKGIDRQLLLSRNAHEQRLLEESANKLNLAYNFLHN; this is translated from the coding sequence ATGATTAGTAAAACATCTAAAGTCGGTATTATTGGTGCAGGTAATGTAGGTGCAGACGTTGCAAATGCTTTAGTTTTACTCGGTAGATGTGTAAGGGTTGTCCTTTTTGACCGAACCTTATCAAAAGCTGAAGGACAAGTATGGGACATTGAAGACAGCATTCCCCTACTTAAGGAGATGGAAATCATACCATCAAATCAGTATGAAGATTTAGCTGATTCAGATATCATTATTGTGACTGTTGGGGTGAAGCCGAAACTTGGACAGACCCGATTAGATACATTGAGCGACAATGCAGAGATCATCCGTTTGACGATCAAAGAATTGGATCGAGTTGCACCGAATTCAATCGTAATCATTGTTAGCAATCCAGTGGATGTACTGACGCGGATTGCAATCGCTACTTCCACCAGAGCAGAAAACCTAATTTTCGGTTCGGGAACCGTTCTTGATACTGCTAGACTGAGATATCAACTTGGAAAGCAACTGAATGTTGCAAAACAAGACATTCATGCTTATGTGATTGGAGAGCATGGAGACAGTCAATTTGTCGTTTGGTCTAGTGCATTTATTGGGGGAATTCTATTAACTGAATTTCCCCTACCACAAGGAGCAACGCTAGAACAAATTCAGCAAGAGTACGCACAGTTAACTCGTAAACGAGGCCATAACATTTTTGAACGCAAAGGAAATACAAGCTATGGTATATCAACAGTAGTTTGTCAGTTAGTTGATACCATCCTGCGAGATGAAAAGCAGATATTTCCAGTATCGGCTAGAGCAGATGCTAACTATGGAGTTGGCAATGAAGTTGTTCTTGGACTTCCATGTATCATTGGCTCAAAAGGTATTGACCGCCAACTGCTGTTATCAAGAAATGCTCATGAACAACGCTTATTAGAAGAATCAGCCAACAAACTTAATCTTGCCTATAATTTTTTGCATAATTAA
- a CDS encoding IS5 family transposase: MYRKQEQTTIPPENFELPFEGKLSEDNRWVIMADLIPWAEFEEEYSSFFSAEMGAPAKSFRVALGALIIKEKLGISDRETVEQIKENPYLQYFIGISSYINEAPFDPSMLVHFRERISADLVNKVNQETVKRMLETTSSTLATESTESTESTQKKIEELEKEDNTPKNRGKLILDATCAPADISYPTDFELLNQARKQTERIIDLLYEQIKGTLEKKPRTYREIARKNYLEVAKKRRVSQKDRKKAIKKQLQYIKRNLSHIDQLIRSGATLEKLSTKQYKMLLVVVEVYRQQLWLYENKKQSIDDRIVSLSQPHIRPIVRGKAGKAVEFGAKLSASYFDGYVFLDHISWDNFNESGDLKSQVEAYKNYTGYYPESVHVDKIYRTRENRAWCKGRGIIMSGPPLGRPPANVSKEKKKQDLESERIRNCIEGKFGQAKRRFSLNRVMAKLSHTSETAIAITFLVMNLSTHLSRVFYAFLCLFLKTAPFLQFRITENYDFISYKQEKLIFDFA; the protein is encoded by the coding sequence ATGTACCGAAAGCAGGAGCAAACTACAATCCCACCAGAAAACTTTGAACTTCCGTTTGAAGGAAAATTATCAGAAGATAATCGTTGGGTAATTATGGCTGATTTAATACCGTGGGCGGAATTTGAAGAGGAATATTCTTCATTTTTTTCGGCAGAGATGGGAGCGCCAGCAAAATCATTTCGGGTGGCATTAGGCGCATTAATAATCAAAGAAAAACTAGGAATAAGCGACAGAGAAACAGTAGAACAAATTAAAGAAAACCCTTATCTACAGTACTTCATAGGAATATCATCTTATATTAATGAAGCTCCATTTGATCCATCTATGCTAGTCCATTTTCGTGAAAGAATTAGTGCAGACTTAGTAAACAAAGTAAATCAAGAAACTGTTAAAAGGATGCTAGAGACAACATCTTCGACTTTAGCAACTGAATCAACTGAATCAACTGAATCAACTCAAAAAAAAATAGAAGAATTAGAAAAAGAAGATAACACGCCGAAAAATCGGGGAAAATTAATATTAGATGCGACTTGTGCGCCAGCAGACATCAGCTATCCAACAGATTTCGAGCTATTAAATCAAGCAAGAAAACAGACAGAACGAATAATAGACCTTCTTTATGAACAGATAAAAGGTACATTAGAGAAAAAACCAAGGACTTATCGGGAAATAGCGAGAAAAAACTACTTAGAAGTCGCTAAAAAACGTCGTGTATCCCAAAAAGATAGGAAAAAAGCGATTAAAAAGCAGCTTCAATATATCAAAAGAAACTTATCTCATATTGACCAGCTAATCAGATCGGGAGCAACTCTAGAAAAACTAAGTACTAAACAATATAAAATGTTGCTTGTAGTTGTAGAAGTTTATCGTCAACAACTATGGTTGTATGAAAATAAAAAACAGAGTATTGATGACCGAATCGTTAGTTTAAGCCAACCACATATCCGCCCAATTGTCCGTGGAAAAGCTGGGAAAGCCGTGGAATTTGGGGCAAAATTATCAGCTAGTTATTTTGATGGGTATGTATTTTTAGACCATATTAGTTGGGATAATTTTAATGAATCAGGAGACTTAAAATCACAAGTAGAAGCATATAAAAACTATACTGGCTATTATCCAGAATCGGTTCATGTAGATAAAATTTATCGCACAAGAGAGAATAGAGCTTGGTGCAAAGGAAGAGGTATTATCATGAGTGGTCCTCCTTTGGGAAGACCACCAGCCAATGTTAGTAAAGAAAAAAAGAAACAAGATTTAGAATCTGAGAGAATTCGTAATTGTATTGAAGGAAAATTTGGGCAAGCTAAAAGAAGGTTTAGCCTCAATCGAGTGATGGCGAAACTTTCCCACACTTCTGAAACTGCAATTGCTATTACTTTTCTAGTGATGAATCTTTCTACTCACCTGTCGCGGGTGTTTTATGCTTTTTTATGTCTATTTTTGAAAACTGCACCTTTTTTGCAGTTCCGTATAACTGAAAATTATGATTTTATTAGTTATAAACAAGAAAAGCTTATCTTTGATTTTGCTTGA
- a CDS encoding alpha-L-fucosidase has protein sequence MIKFLVRLLFATLSLTVFLNLFTSIALAQKTYEPTTESLSKHEVPDWFKDAKLGIFILRYRLFYNSGVDSMNSFWKQCIQNFQIQLTKKKGSY, from the coding sequence ATGATTAAGTTTTTAGTACGTTTACTGTTTGCTACATTATCTTTAACTGTATTTTTGAACTTGTTCACTTCTATTGCCCTTGCACAAAAAACTTATGAACCAACAACTGAATCCCTATCAAAGCATGAAGTTCCAGACTGGTTCAAGGATGCAAAACTTGGAATTTTCATTCTTAGATACAGGTTATTTTATAACTCTGGGGTTGATTCGATGAACTCTTTCTGGAAGCAATGTATCCAGAATTTCCAAATTCAGCTAACTAAAAAAAAAGGGAGTTATTGA
- a CDS encoding prenyltransferase/squalene oxidase repeat-containing protein — METFKKFSNPIVSSSVLQPLILGEPELRGQVIDCQKKLTRYLKDQVKTDGSVRDVCKSRVLESSLMLHLLTIQEIYPNCQYQLTHYLTTQLDKEHNNKFHKALIIGALRKSMPEDAQVGEDYMTGFQHFTASRKRVLFSAILAELGVMPYDNQYQIEHFFYQGYQSWVAGEICALKVLYAFGLNYRKWINLDDVEFLLATQNNNSIWEKHVLANIIILLALQKFPEHHHVVLKGINNLLSCQNSDGGFPFIASFEIFCTATAGVALTDSGADIETLLQMAEYIVRQQQSDGGWSYAEGTSQSDVDDTSFCVEFLQAVEVDKYKEYISKGEAYLLAIQNEDGGFPTFVRGNSSEITMTAAALNALAPRCTEYTNVFELGLRYITDQQKFDGSFERSWSLSEAQAIFRSVLAMRTCKVVRSAQLLESIYTAEAKALDYLRKSQNSDGGWGHKLGDTSDVISTSYTLIALSSLGDAETLRRGTHYLMLQQDEEGKFVSIPDQVAPRPIPYDVPILTSIFALLALKYTAAVIRE, encoded by the coding sequence ATGGAAACTTTTAAAAAATTCTCTAATCCTATAGTTAGCTCTTCTGTTTTGCAACCTTTAATACTGGGTGAGCCAGAACTACGTGGTCAAGTTATAGACTGCCAGAAGAAACTTACACGCTATCTAAAAGACCAAGTGAAAACAGACGGATCTGTTAGAGATGTTTGCAAGAGCCGTGTGCTTGAATCCTCATTGATGCTCCACTTGCTTACTATCCAAGAAATATATCCAAATTGTCAGTATCAACTCACTCACTACTTAACTACTCAACTTGATAAAGAGCATAATAACAAGTTCCACAAGGCTCTAATTATTGGAGCATTGCGTAAAAGTATGCCTGAAGATGCACAAGTTGGTGAAGATTATATGACAGGCTTTCAGCATTTTACGGCAAGCCGTAAGCGCGTGCTGTTCAGTGCAATCCTAGCAGAACTAGGGGTAATGCCGTATGACAACCAGTATCAGATAGAACACTTCTTTTATCAAGGTTATCAAAGTTGGGTTGCAGGTGAAATATGCGCTCTCAAAGTTCTATACGCTTTTGGTTTAAACTACCGAAAGTGGATAAACCTTGATGACGTAGAATTTCTACTGGCAACGCAGAACAATAACTCGATTTGGGAAAAACACGTTTTAGCCAATATTATCATCTTATTGGCACTTCAAAAGTTTCCAGAACACCATCATGTAGTGTTGAAGGGAATTAACAATTTGCTAAGTTGTCAAAACTCAGATGGCGGTTTCCCTTTTATTGCTAGTTTTGAGATTTTCTGTACAGCAACTGCTGGAGTAGCCTTAACAGATAGTGGAGCTGACATTGAGACTCTATTACAAATGGCTGAGTACATAGTGAGACAACAGCAATCAGATGGCGGATGGTCATATGCAGAGGGTACAAGTCAGAGTGACGTAGATGATACTTCTTTCTGTGTAGAGTTTTTACAGGCAGTTGAGGTTGACAAATACAAAGAATACATTTCAAAAGGTGAGGCATACCTTCTCGCTATTCAGAATGAAGATGGTGGATTTCCTACCTTTGTGCGTGGTAATTCCTCTGAAATTACCATGACAGCAGCAGCTCTTAACGCGTTGGCCCCTCGCTGTACTGAGTATACAAACGTCTTCGAGTTAGGACTGCGCTACATCACTGACCAACAAAAGTTCGACGGTTCTTTTGAAAGGAGCTGGAGTCTGAGCGAAGCACAGGCGATTTTTCGTTCAGTGTTAGCAATGCGTACCTGTAAAGTTGTTCGGTCAGCGCAGCTTTTAGAAAGTATTTATACAGCAGAAGCGAAAGCATTAGACTACCTGCGTAAATCTCAAAACAGCGATGGCGGTTGGGGTCATAAATTAGGTGACACAAGCGATGTTATCAGTACCTCATATACCCTAATTGCCCTAAGCAGCCTTGGTGATGCCGAAACATTAAGGCGAGGTACACATTACCTGATGCTACAGCAGGATGAAGAAGGGAAATTCGTCTCTATACCAGATCAAGTAGCTCCCCGACCCATACCTTATGATGTGCCTATTCTCACTAGCATCTTCGCGTTACTCGCTCTTAAATACACTGCTGCCGTTATCAGGGAATAA
- a CDS encoding HAD family hydrolase — MKVAALDIDGTLYPGALGLQLLQALTANGISDKSKIEDIFKVVEKYRLNEIDFQIMATTAYNLFAEAIAGISQTVMQRIARQVWQQERTKLFPFVPKLIDILNSQGYSLVLISGSPDEIVCCLAEEFGISKYQGSIFATHQGKYTGKVNLLSGSLGKKYSIFLQMVKDWSVNLEESLAIGDSITDTALLEIVGKPVVFEPHPSLMLIAQEKDWLVTNRNNIVKHIMELGNPFLT; from the coding sequence ATGAAAGTTGCTGCCTTAGATATTGACGGAACTCTCTACCCCGGTGCTTTAGGGCTTCAGTTACTACAAGCATTGACAGCAAATGGTATTAGTGACAAATCAAAGATCGAGGATATTTTTAAAGTAGTTGAAAAATATCGTCTTAATGAAATTGACTTCCAGATCATGGCAACTACTGCTTATAATCTCTTTGCAGAGGCGATTGCAGGGATATCACAAACTGTAATGCAGCGTATTGCTAGGCAAGTATGGCAGCAAGAACGAACCAAACTATTCCCTTTCGTTCCGAAACTCATCGACATTCTCAACAGCCAGGGATATTCCCTTGTATTAATTTCAGGTAGCCCGGATGAAATCGTGTGTTGCCTAGCTGAGGAGTTTGGGATTTCAAAATACCAAGGCTCAATTTTCGCCACTCACCAAGGTAAGTACACTGGAAAAGTAAATCTCTTGTCAGGATCTCTTGGCAAGAAGTATTCTATTTTTCTACAGATGGTTAAGGATTGGAGTGTAAATCTGGAGGAATCCCTTGCCATAGGTGATTCAATAACTGATACGGCGCTCCTTGAGATCGTTGGAAAACCTGTAGTGTTTGAACCTCATCCATCATTAATGTTGATTGCACAAGAGAAAGATTGGCTTGTTACCAACCGGAATAATATTGTCAAACATATCATGGAGTTAGGAAACCCATTTTTGACTTAA
- a CDS encoding PEP-CTERM sorting domain-containing protein, whose translation MKSFFTLKTAQIALSLALCATSIIASTNLAQATDLTFNWKGDAGYSASFEFSYDQTTTPAIISESGAGATKALQSLNVSFFNPSQELIATKNEVVNGVSSNQFFEFNFDTTTGNLFGAIDVGTGSGIGDVFLSNVEAPGRIFISPGATSYLYQNITADYSQLLDSSPNQIKASAVPEPTTVLATLLEGMLGIALSSNKIAFFSRKPKKIYRTYRA comes from the coding sequence ATGAAAAGCTTTTTCACCCTCAAGACAGCGCAGATAGCGCTTAGTTTAGCACTCTGTGCGACTTCTATCATTGCTTCTACTAATCTGGCTCAAGCTACTGATTTAACATTTAACTGGAAGGGTGATGCTGGTTATTCGGCTTCTTTTGAGTTTAGTTACGATCAAACCACTACCCCAGCCATAATTTCCGAAAGTGGTGCGGGAGCCACAAAAGCCTTGCAGTCACTCAATGTTTCTTTTTTCAATCCATCACAGGAGTTGATTGCAACTAAAAACGAAGTTGTTAATGGTGTATCAAGCAATCAGTTTTTCGAGTTTAACTTTGACACGACTACAGGCAATTTATTTGGGGCAATTGATGTTGGCACAGGTAGTGGCATAGGTGATGTTTTTCTCAGCAATGTTGAGGCTCCGGGTCGTATCTTCATCTCTCCGGGAGCGACCTCTTATCTTTACCAAAATATTACAGCAGACTATAGTCAATTACTCGATTCGAGTCCGAATCAGATTAAAGCATCTGCGGTTCCTGAACCGACAACTGTTTTGGCAACCCTCCTTGAAGGCATGTTGGGTATAGCACTCAGCAGCAACAAAATTGCATTCTTCTCAAGGAAGCCAAAGAAAATTTACAGGACTTACCGCGCTTGA
- a CDS encoding Coq4 family protein codes for MDSVAQLESEWHDSALESIINIVRAPDGDFESIGNLANTVADSHSLQKIIELLHSTPQGKQAFQRRSRLGDIDLQKLYRLPLNTLGYSYAEHLLKNNLQPLHSGQVENDYQFLGVHITETHDIWHIITGCDTNILGEIQLDRSFLCCPTTLFAFLVSIIG; via the coding sequence ATGGATTCTGTAGCCCAACTTGAGTCAGAATGGCACGATAGCGCACTTGAGAGCATTATAAATATAGTCAGAGCGCCCGATGGTGACTTTGAGAGTATTGGCAACCTCGCAAATACTGTTGCTGATTCGCATAGCTTACAAAAAATAATAGAACTTCTTCATAGCACCCCACAAGGAAAACAAGCATTTCAAAGACGCTCAAGATTAGGTGATATTGATCTCCAAAAACTTTATCGCTTACCTCTCAATACACTTGGATATAGCTATGCTGAACATCTGCTCAAAAACAATTTGCAACCTTTACACTCTGGGCAAGTAGAGAATGATTACCAATTTCTCGGAGTGCATATCACAGAAACACACGACATTTGGCATATTATTACTGGATGCGATACAAACATTCTTGGAGAAATTCAATTAGATAGAAGCTTTTTATGTTGCCCAACTACACTTTTCGCGTTTCTGGTTAGCATTATTGGCTAA
- a CDS encoding IS982 family transposase produces MELEKLFCEIDDFCVIFEENFKSKVIASQKQKRERKSQLCLSEIMTIIIYFHHSNYRNFKSYYQENLLKHFQKEFPCLVSYNRFVELIHQALMPLMLYLNSRKGNISGISFIDSTSIPICHPKRAKRNKVFRGLSGWGKSSVAWYFGFKLHLIINDQGELLAFQVTPGNTDDRVPVPTLTQNLWVNLFGDKGYISKKLWSELWSNNIKLITPFKKNMNNKLLELWEKLMLRKRSLIETVNDQLKNISQIVHSRHRSVKNFMVNLLAGLIAYTFQQKKPSLKLDKNEAENLPALLV; encoded by the coding sequence ATGGAATTAGAAAAGTTGTTTTGTGAAATAGATGATTTTTGTGTAATTTTTGAAGAGAATTTTAAGTCTAAAGTTATTGCCTCTCAAAAGCAAAAAAGAGAAAGAAAGAGTCAACTTTGTTTAAGTGAAATCATGACAATAATAATTTATTTTCATCATTCTAATTATCGAAATTTCAAGAGTTATTATCAAGAGAATCTGCTAAAACATTTTCAAAAAGAATTTCCGTGCTTGGTAAGTTATAACAGATTTGTTGAATTAATACATCAGGCTCTAATGCCTTTAATGTTATACTTAAATTCTCGCAAAGGAAATATTAGCGGCATCAGTTTTATTGACAGTACATCTATTCCAATTTGTCATCCAAAGAGGGCGAAAAGAAATAAGGTTTTTAGAGGCTTATCAGGTTGGGGAAAGAGTTCTGTCGCTTGGTATTTTGGTTTTAAGCTCCATTTAATCATTAATGATCAAGGGGAATTACTAGCTTTTCAAGTAACTCCTGGAAATACAGATGACCGAGTACCAGTTCCGACCTTAACTCAAAATTTATGGGTTAATCTTTTTGGAGACAAAGGGTATATTTCTAAAAAATTATGGTCAGAACTTTGGTCAAATAATATCAAGCTAATTACTCCCTTTAAGAAAAATATGAATAATAAGTTGCTTGAGTTATGGGAAAAACTGATGTTACGTAAAAGGTCGTTAATTGAAACTGTTAATGACCAGTTAAAAAATATCTCTCAAATTGTTCATTCTCGCCATAGAAGTGTTAAGAATTTTATGGTTAATCTCCTTGCAGGTTTAATTGCTTATACTTTTCAACAGAAAAAGCCCTCTTTAAAGCTAGATAAAAATGAAGCCGAAAATTTACCTGCTTTGTTAGTTTAA
- a CDS encoding Dam family site-specific DNA-(adenine-N6)-methyltransferase, which translates to MVDLFKYLFALFKMASLPHPIQYQGSKRNLAANILGFVPGRVGRLVEPFAGTAAISIAASFKGITQEFWINDLNKPLVKLLELIIEKPSEIADQYTKIWNDQHEDSISHYLQVREEFNRTNEPKLFLYLLARCVKGAVRYNSNGLFNQSPDKRRKGTQPEKMRKNIEGVSKLLKGKCKFTYLDYRDVLAEVQGHDFVYIDPPYQGVSGDRDSRYVSRIDFNDFVLALEELNRRAIAFAVSYDGKRGNKIFGNNLPEELGLKRIEIEVGRSSQSTLLGREEVTVESLYLSPSLLKEPVLNMGSYICRVPKQQDIWE; encoded by the coding sequence GTGGTAGACTTATTTAAATATTTATTTGCTCTCTTCAAAATGGCTAGTCTTCCACATCCAATTCAGTATCAAGGTAGTAAGAGAAACCTTGCTGCAAATATTCTCGGGTTTGTGCCTGGTAGAGTAGGACGGCTGGTAGAACCATTTGCAGGAACCGCAGCAATCAGTATTGCTGCCTCTTTTAAAGGTATTACTCAAGAATTTTGGATCAATGATTTGAATAAACCTCTAGTTAAACTACTGGAGTTAATTATAGAGAAACCAAGTGAGATAGCAGATCAATATACAAAGATATGGAATGACCAGCATGAGGATTCCATATCTCACTATTTGCAAGTTAGAGAAGAGTTCAATAGAACGAATGAGCCAAAACTGTTTTTGTATTTACTAGCTAGATGTGTAAAAGGTGCTGTTCGATATAACTCTAATGGACTCTTCAATCAAAGTCCTGATAAAAGACGAAAGGGAACTCAACCTGAAAAGATGAGAAAAAATATAGAGGGAGTTTCCAAGCTTTTAAAGGGAAAATGTAAATTTACATACTTGGACTATAGAGATGTTTTAGCTGAAGTTCAAGGTCATGACTTTGTTTACATAGATCCACCTTATCAAGGTGTATCAGGGGACAGGGATTCAAGATATGTTTCTAGGATCGATTTTAATGATTTTGTTTTGGCTCTTGAAGAATTGAATCGAAGAGCAATAGCATTTGCAGTTAGTTATGATGGCAAACGAGGTAATAAAATATTTGGCAATAATCTACCTGAAGAATTAGGACTTAAGAGAATTGAGATTGAGGTTGGGCGCTCCTCTCAATCAACATTATTAGGAAGAGAAGAAGTGACTGTGGAATCTTTATACTTGTCACCCAGTTTACTTAAAGAACCTGTTTTAAATATGGGCAGCTATATTTGCAGAGTACCCAAACAGCAAGATATTTGGGAATAA